A segment of the Streptomyces pactum genome:
TGGTGAGGGTGATGTAGCGGCCGGGACCGGTGAAACCGGACTGCTCCGGCACCGGGTCGAGGACACTGACGTTGCTCGGCGACGTCACCGGCAGGATCGACGCCATCTTGTAGACGAAGTACTTGTCCTGCGTCTCCACGACGATCGGATCGCCCGGCGTCAGCTTGTTGATGTACCGGAACGGCTCGCCGTGCGTGTTGCGGTGCCCCGCCAGCCCGAAGTTGCCCGTCTTCGCGTCCGGCATCGCCGTCTTCAGCCCGCCCTCGGCGTAGTGCCCGACCATGCCCCGGTCCAGCACCTTCTTGCTGTCGATGCCCTCCGCGATCGGCACCACGACGTCGAGCTTGGGAATGTGCAGCAGCGCGAAGCCCTGCCCCGGCTCGAACGTCCCCGGGTTGCGCTTGCCGCTCGCCCAGTCGTCCTGGAGGTTGCTCGCCGCCTTGTCCGCCTGCGCCTGCGCCCGCACGTTCGTCCACCACAACTGGTACGTGACGAACAGCAGCATCAGCACGCCGGTCGTGATGAAGACCTCGCCGATCGCACGGCTGGCGATCACCGCGGGGCCCGGCTTGCGCGCACGGGCCTGCCGACGCGCCTCGACGCGCGACAGAGGCGCTTTCGGCGCCTCGGCCTGCTCCGCTGCCGCCGACGGCCCCCGGGCGGCCCCACGGCGCCCGTGACGCCGTTTCGCGGCCTTCCTGCGGGCCGCGCGCCCGCCGCCCGCGGGGGAAGCAGTGGTGGTCCGCTCCGCCGGCGGGTCCGGAATCCGCAGCGCCACCGTCTCGTCGTCGCCGACGAGGGGCCGGTACGCCGCCTCCGGAGAGAAGTCCTCGTGCCAGCCGCCCCCGAACGCACCGGAATCCCCGTACGGCTGCCCGTACGAGGATCCCTGGTCACCGGCCGTGCCGGAGTCGCGCTCGGGGCGCAGCGCGGTCACGCCGTGGCCCTGCCCACCACCGGGGCGAGCCCCGCCGACCTCGCCACCGCGTCCTGGTCGCCGCACTCCGCCAGCCAGTTGGCCAGCATCCGGTGCCCGTGCTCGGTCAGCACCGACTCCGGATGGAACTGCACGCCCTCGACCGGCAGCTCCCGGTGGCGCAGCCCCATCACGATCCCGTCGTGCGTGCGGGCCGTCACCTCCAGCTCGGCCGGGACCGTGGCCGGCTCCGCCGCCAGCGAGTGGTACCGCGTCGCCGTGAAGGGAGACGGCAGCCCGGCGAAGACGCCCCGGCCCGCGTGCTCGACCGGCGAGGTCTTGCCGTGCAGCAGCTCCGGCGCCCGGTCCACCACACCGCCGTACGCCACCTGCATCGACTGCATGCCGAGACAGACCCCGAAGACCGGCACCCCGGTCGCCGCGCAGTGCCGCACCATCTCGACGCAGACCCCCGCCTGCTCCGGCGTACCCGGGCCGGGAGAGAGCAGCACACCGTCGAATCCTCCCCCACTCTCCGAGCGGGAGGTGCCCCCATGGGCGTGTGCCGTCGACACCTCGTCGTTGCGCAGCACCTCGCACTCGGCGCCCAACTGGTAGAGGTACTGGACCAGGTTGAAGACGAAGCTGTCGTAGTTGTCGACGACGAGGATGCGCGCGCTCACTGGTTGTCCACCGTCACATCGTTGAAGGGGAGCAGCGGTTCGGCCCACGGGAAGACGTACTGGAAGAGGACGTAGACCACGGCCACCGCCAGCACGAGTGAGAGCAGGGCCTTCACCCACGCGTTCCCCGGCAGATGCCGCCAGATCCA
Coding sequences within it:
- a CDS encoding class E sortase, with protein sequence MTALRPERDSGTAGDQGSSYGQPYGDSGAFGGGWHEDFSPEAAYRPLVGDDETVALRIPDPPAERTTTASPAGGGRAARRKAAKRRHGRRGAARGPSAAAEQAEAPKAPLSRVEARRQARARKPGPAVIASRAIGEVFITTGVLMLLFVTYQLWWTNVRAQAQADKAASNLQDDWASGKRNPGTFEPGQGFALLHIPKLDVVVPIAEGIDSKKVLDRGMVGHYAEGGLKTAMPDAKTGNFGLAGHRNTHGEPFRYINKLTPGDPIVVETQDKYFVYKMASILPVTSPSNVSVLDPVPEQSGFTGPGRYITLTTCTPEFTSKYRMIVWGKMAEERPRSKGKPDALVS
- a CDS encoding aminodeoxychorismate/anthranilate synthase component II, yielding MSARILVVDNYDSFVFNLVQYLYQLGAECEVLRNDEVSTAHAHGGTSRSESGGGFDGVLLSPGPGTPEQAGVCVEMVRHCAATGVPVFGVCLGMQSMQVAYGGVVDRAPELLHGKTSPVEHAGRGVFAGLPSPFTATRYHSLAAEPATVPAELEVTARTHDGIVMGLRHRELPVEGVQFHPESVLTEHGHRMLANWLAECGDQDAVARSAGLAPVVGRATA